The following proteins come from a genomic window of Acidobacteriota bacterium:
- a CDS encoding PP0621 family protein: MLLRFLAIALVVYLGWRGLRQLLAPSAPDRGPSTTVQEVLVPCDRCEVLVPESRVLRDGSASFCSPDCQRASSE, encoded by the coding sequence GTGTTGTTGAGGTTCCTCGCCATTGCTCTGGTGGTCTATCTCGGTTGGCGCGGCCTGCGCCAGCTACTGGCGCCGTCGGCTCCCGACCGCGGTCCGTCGACGACGGTCCAGGAGGTTCTCGTGCCCTGCGACCGTTGCGAGGTCTTGGTGCCCGAAAGTCGCGTCCTGCGCGACGGCTCGGCGAGCTTCTGCTCACCGGACTGCCAGCGAGCCAGCAGCGAGTGA
- the priA gene encoding primosomal protein N' produces the protein MTASPPGEGAIAQVAVPAPLPTALSYKIPPGLSSAIVPGVRVVVPLGRRRLRGVVVGRSDEAPAGVRLRAIEEVLDLQPILTADLLELATFTASYYLEPIGEVIRAMVPSDLPPWGDRRVWLTDAGALTPPKNDAEAALVVALQESGRTTLAKLQKLVARRDFGETLAVLEESGRVAVEARRKAGGARYLNAVELPGGDLESQLAAVGRSPKGRAVVSHLHTLGRPATVEEVTAAVGCTASVVRRLFKSGLLRQFTQVERIDLDRHFLASEEHPPLVLRPDQAAAADVLRPAVEEHTFAAFLLAGMTGSGKTEVYLQAADAAVESGRTVLLLVPEIALVPALARTVRQRYGDRVAILHSNLGTAERHQEWERIRSGAARVVLGPRSALFAPVENLGLVVVDEEQDPAYKQDSSPRYSGRDLALVRARRARAVALLASATPSLESRYNVGVEKVRRLDLTARAGHGTLPEGVLVDLREEGRRRPGEVTFSPRLCDEIEHSLAHDEQVVLLRNRRGYSPMLLCRACGEDLRCEQCGLPRTYHRRDAFLQCHYCGSRRRSPEACPTCDEPALEPIGAGTERVEEDFKARFPGIAVDVLDRDTVRRPGGAAAVLERFGRGETQVLIGTQMVSKGHHFPRVGLSAVLSADTYLGFPDFRAVERTYNLLVQVAGRAGRGERPGRVVIQTYHPEHYAIRAALEHDDEAFAREEMSFRRAFHYPPFTRMIQLLAQDKDRDRAEGALRAVARQIFAHPEARQLRISGPAPAPLERLKDRWRFQLLARAKHGKVLRRVVREALREAPNAELTVDVDPLQLL, from the coding sequence ATGACCGCATCTCCTCCGGGAGAGGGAGCCATCGCCCAGGTCGCGGTGCCGGCTCCGCTGCCAACGGCGCTGTCTTACAAGATCCCGCCGGGGCTGTCGTCGGCCATCGTTCCGGGGGTTCGGGTGGTGGTGCCCTTGGGAAGGCGCCGTCTCCGCGGCGTCGTCGTGGGGCGCAGCGACGAAGCGCCTGCGGGGGTTCGGCTGCGCGCCATCGAGGAGGTCCTCGACCTGCAGCCGATCCTGACTGCGGACCTCCTCGAGCTCGCCACCTTCACCGCCTCTTACTACCTCGAGCCGATCGGCGAAGTGATTCGGGCGATGGTTCCCTCGGACCTGCCGCCATGGGGGGATCGCCGCGTCTGGCTGACCGACGCCGGGGCCTTGACCCCACCCAAGAACGACGCCGAGGCGGCACTGGTGGTGGCGCTCCAAGAGTCCGGCCGAACGACCCTCGCCAAGCTCCAGAAGCTGGTCGCCCGGCGCGACTTCGGCGAAACCCTCGCCGTTCTCGAGGAGTCCGGGCGAGTCGCCGTCGAGGCGCGCCGCAAGGCCGGCGGCGCGAGGTACCTCAACGCCGTCGAGCTGCCGGGGGGCGACCTCGAGAGTCAGCTCGCCGCCGTCGGCCGGTCTCCGAAGGGGCGCGCCGTGGTCTCCCACCTCCACACCCTCGGCCGGCCGGCGACGGTGGAGGAGGTGACCGCCGCCGTCGGCTGCACCGCCAGCGTCGTGCGACGGCTGTTTAAGAGCGGCCTGCTGCGCCAGTTCACCCAGGTCGAGCGCATTGACCTCGACCGGCACTTCCTGGCCTCCGAGGAGCACCCACCTTTGGTGCTACGGCCCGATCAGGCCGCCGCCGCCGACGTGCTGCGGCCGGCCGTCGAGGAGCACACCTTCGCCGCCTTCTTGCTCGCCGGCATGACCGGCTCGGGCAAGACCGAGGTCTACCTGCAGGCCGCCGACGCCGCCGTCGAGTCCGGACGGACGGTGCTCCTGCTGGTGCCCGAGATCGCCCTGGTGCCGGCCCTGGCGCGCACCGTCCGGCAGCGCTACGGCGATCGCGTCGCCATCCTGCACTCGAATCTCGGCACCGCCGAGCGCCATCAGGAATGGGAGCGCATCCGCAGCGGCGCGGCGCGGGTGGTGCTGGGACCGCGTTCGGCGCTCTTTGCACCGGTGGAGAATCTCGGCCTGGTGGTGGTCGACGAAGAACAGGACCCGGCCTACAAGCAGGATTCGAGCCCGCGCTACAGCGGTCGCGACCTCGCCCTGGTACGGGCGCGGCGGGCCCGGGCGGTGGCTCTCCTGGCGTCGGCGACGCCGAGTCTCGAAAGTCGCTACAACGTGGGAGTGGAGAAGGTGCGGCGCCTCGACCTGACGGCGCGCGCCGGCCACGGTACCCTGCCCGAGGGGGTGCTCGTCGATTTGCGCGAGGAGGGCCGGCGGCGCCCCGGCGAGGTGACCTTCTCGCCACGGCTGTGCGACGAGATCGAGCACTCCCTGGCCCACGACGAGCAGGTCGTTCTGCTCCGCAACCGCCGCGGCTACTCACCGATGCTGCTGTGCCGAGCGTGCGGCGAGGATCTGCGCTGTGAGCAGTGCGGCCTGCCGCGCACCTACCACCGCCGGGATGCCTTCCTGCAGTGTCACTACTGCGGCTCGCGGCGACGCTCTCCGGAGGCCTGTCCGACCTGCGACGAACCGGCCCTCGAACCGATCGGCGCCGGCACCGAAAGGGTGGAGGAGGACTTCAAGGCGCGTTTCCCCGGCATCGCCGTCGACGTGCTCGACCGCGACACGGTTCGCCGGCCCGGCGGCGCGGCCGCCGTCCTGGAGCGCTTCGGGCGCGGCGAGACCCAGGTCTTGATCGGCACCCAGATGGTCTCCAAAGGACACCACTTTCCGCGAGTCGGTTTGTCGGCGGTGCTCTCCGCCGACACCTACCTCGGTTTTCCCGACTTCCGGGCCGTCGAGAGGACCTACAACCTGCTGGTTCAGGTCGCCGGGCGAGCCGGTCGCGGCGAACGGCCGGGGCGGGTGGTGATTCAGACCTATCACCCCGAGCACTACGCCATTCGGGCCGCCCTCGAGCACGACGACGAGGCCTTCGCCCGCGAGGAGATGAGCTTCCGGCGGGCCTTTCACTATCCGCCCTTCACGCGCATGATCCAGCTCCTCGCCCAGGACAAGGACCGCGACCGCGCCGAGGGCGCCCTGCGCGCCGTGGCGCGCCAGATCTTCGCCCATCCGGAAGCCCGCCAGCTCCGCATCTCAGGCCCGGCTCCGGCCCCCCTCGAACGACTGAAGGACCGCTGGCGCTTTCAGCTGCTGGCGCGCGCCAAGCATGGCAAGGTGCTGCGTCGGGTGGTCCGCGAGGCTCTGCGCGAGGCACCCAACGCCGAGCTCACCGTCGACGTCGATCCTCTACAGCTCCTCTGA